A part of Dehalogenimonas sp. W genomic DNA contains:
- a CDS encoding YraN family protein, producing the protein MSRISTGQNGEAIARKYLEKNGYRILAANWRSKNAELDLIARKGREIVFVEVRAKSTDAFGTPAESVTRHKQRKLISAAQSYLAENKIDGDWRIDFIGIQFTGNTHQLEHIPYAVSLE; encoded by the coding sequence ATGAGCCGGATCAGCACCGGGCAAAACGGCGAAGCCATCGCCCGCAAATATCTGGAAAAGAACGGCTACCGAATTCTGGCCGCCAACTGGCGTTCCAAAAATGCCGAGTTGGACCTGATCGCCCGGAAAGGCCGAGAAATTGTGTTCGTAGAAGTCCGCGCCAAATCCACTGACGCCTTCGGCACCCCGGCGGAATCCGTCACCCGGCACAAACAACGGAAACTGATCAGCGCCGCACAGAGCTACCTGGCTGAAAATAAGATTGACGGGGACTGGCGCATTGATTTCATCGGCATCCAGTTCACCGGTAATACCCACCAGCTGGAACATATACCTTACGCCGTAAGTCTGGAATAA